Proteins encoded in a region of the Diabrotica undecimpunctata isolate CICGRU chromosome 10, icDiaUnde3, whole genome shotgun sequence genome:
- the LOC140451714 gene encoding cytosolic carboxypeptidase 6-like: protein MGDFGEDSDDSDGEGGMGNVSRIIMRPPGHSGKAKKGHLCFDASFETGNLGRVDLINEYEYDLFIRPDTCSPKLRFWFNFTVDNVKQDQRVLFNIVNISKERNLFMENMTPLVKSATRPQWQRIPKQYVFYHKSALHHGHYVLSFSFGFDKEDDVFQFCLAPPYSYTKLQTFLNILEKKAAYLTENFKRELLENTVQKRRVDLVTIGSLDKNNPKSKRRVIAIMARVHPGESPSSFVCQGLLELLISSNSVATTLREHVIFKVIPMINPDGVFLGNYRSTVIGADLNRCWNISNQWCHPTIRAVIDMLVRIDKNKEFQLDFVIDIHAHSSLKGCFVYGNSYEDVYRYERHILFPKLLANTLDDYVPENTMFNSDVNKVGTARRYLCSVLNDKVNCYTFEVSIYGYKLKGSEVVIPYTEDTYMRCGRNLVKTFLEYYHNTGAIPVMMGSEIVQKKRKPRLKDIRRRNKNRLQRPLTSRTLAALHFKNLNICDYDTSFDELTLSHRNVSPQRTFERFAEHINLKEETLKEGRTYTTPLSATTYVVLPEPSLSIIDFNLIIRDDIKAYNQSKMKKYKPNVT from the exons atggGTGATTTTGGAGAAG ATTCAGATGATAGCGACGGAGAGGGTGGAATGGGAAATGTAAGCAGAATAATAATGCGGCCCCCCGGTCATTCCGGAAAAGCAAAAAAAGGACATTTGTGTTTTGATGCATCCTTTGAAACAGGAAATTTAGGTCGAGTTGATCTCATCAATGAATATGAGTATGACTTGTTTATACGACCTGATACATGTAGCCCAAAATTGAGGTTTTGGTTCAATTTTACTGTAGATAACGTGAAACAAGATCAG agagttttatttaatattgttaatattagtaaagaaagaaatttatttatGGAAAATATGACACCTTTAGTTAAATCTGCTACCCGACCTCAATG GCAACGTATACCCAAGCAGTACGTATTTTATCACAAATCTGCTCTTCATCATGGACACTACGTACTCAGCTTTTCATTTGGTTTTGATAAAGAGGATGACGTCTTCCAATTCTGTTTAGCTCCACCTTATAGTTATACGAAACttcaaacttttttaaatatattagagAAGAAAGCAGCTTATCTTACAGAGAATTTTAAAAGAGAACTTCTGGAAAATACTGTG CAAAAAAGACGCGTGGATTTGGTAACCATCGGTTCATTAGATAAAAATAATCCGAAGTCCAAAAGAAGAGTTATTGCAATAATGGCTAGAGTACATCCAGGAGAATCGCCATCAAGTTTTGTGTGCCAGG GTTTATTGGAGCTCTTAATAAGTTCAAATTCTGTAGCAACCACTCTAAGGGAACACGTAATATTTAAAGTTATTCCTATGATAAACCCTGATGGGGTGTTTTTGGGCAATTACAGAAGTACAGTAATAGGAGCAGACCTCAACCGATGTTGGAACATTTCTAATCAGTGGTGCCATCCCACCATAAGAGCTGTGATTGATATGTTAGTGAGAATAGACAAAAATAAG GAATTCCAGTTAGATTTTGTTATAGATATACACGCTCATTCAAGTCTTAAGGGATGTTTCGTTTATGGAAATAGCTATGAAGATGTTTACAG GTATGAACGTCACATACTGTTTCCAAAACTCCTAGCCAATACCCTAGATGACTATGTACCTGAAAATACAATGTTCAACTCAGATGTAAATAAAGTGGGCACTGCAAGGCGATATCTTTGTTCTGTTTTAAACGACAAAGTAAATTGCTATACTTTTGAAGTTTCTATTTATGGTTATAAACTTAAAGGATCCGAAGTTGTAATTCCATACACAGAAGATACTT ATATGAGATGTGGTCGAAATCTAGTGAAAACATTCCTAGAATACTACCATAACACCGGGGCTATTCCAGTTATGATGGGTTCAGAGATAGTTCAAAAAAAGCGTAAACCTAGACTTAAAGACATAcgaagaagaaacaaaaatagaCTTCAACGCCCACTAACAAGTCGAACGCTGGCTGCTCTACATttcaagaatttaaatatttgtgaTTATGACACCTCTTTCGATGAATTAACTTTAAGTCATAGAAACGTCAGTCCACAGAGAACATTTGAAAGATTTGCAGAACATATTAATCTGAAAGAAGAAACTTTAAAAGAAGGAAGAACATATACAACTCCACTTTCTGCAACTACATATGTGGTTCTACCAGAACCATCTTTGTCTATTATAGATTTTAATCTCATTATTCGTGATGACATTAAAGCATACAATcaaagtaaaatgaaaaaatataagcCTAATGTAACTTAA
- the wal gene encoding electron transfer flavoprotein subunit alpha, mitochondrial — MFSNYTRTLGTQLRRFQSTLVIAEHNNETLSPITQNAITAAKKLGGEVSVLVAGTKCGPASSALSKAGGVSKVLVAENEAFKGFTAENLTPLILNAQKQFKFTHIIAGASAFGKALLPRVAAKLDVSPVSDIIAIKSPDTFVRTVYAGNAIQTLQVTDPIKILTIRGTNFEAAPLDGGSAATENISADGCANDLTTFISQELSKSDRPELTSAKVVVSGGRGLKSGDNFKLLYDLADKLNAAVGASRAAVDAGYVPNDMQVGQTGKIVAPDLYIAVGISGAIQHLAGMKDSKTIVAINKDPEAPIFQVADYGLVADLFKVVPELTQKL; from the exons ATGTTTTCAAATTATACTAGAACTCTAGGAACTCAG CTAAGAAGATTCCAAAGCACCTTGGTAATAGCAGAACACAATAATGAAACCTTATCTCCTATCACCCAAAATGCCATAACTGCTGCAAAAAAGTTAGGTGGAGAAGTATCAGTTCTAGTAGCAGGGACAAAATGTGGACCA GCTTCATCTGCTCTTTCAAAAGCAGGTGGTGTATCCAAGGTTCTTGTAGCTGAAAATGAAGCATTTAAAGGTTTCACTGCTGAAAATTTAACTCCATTAATATTAAATGCACAAAAACAGTTTAAATTTACACATATTATTGCTGGTGCCTCAGCATTTGGAAAGGCTCTTTTGCCCAGAGTAGCTGCAAAGCTTGATGTCTCTCCTGTATCAGATATTATTGCTATAAAGTCCCCTGATACCTTCGTTAGGACTGTCTATGCTG gtaATGCAATTCAGACTTTGCAAGTCACAGACCCcattaaaatattaacaattagAGGAACCAACTTTGAAGCTGCCCCATTGGATGGTGGTTCTGCAGCTACTGAAAATATTTCAGCAGATGGCTGTGCCAATGATCTTACTACTTTCATTAGCCAGGAATTGAGCAAATCTGACAGGCCTGAATTAACAAGTGCCAAAGTAGTTGTTAGTGGAG gtCGGGGTTTGAAGTCAGGAGACAATTTCAAACTTCTATATGATCTAGCTGATAAATTAAATGCTGCAGTTGGTGCTTCTCGTGCAGCTGTAGATGCTGGATATGTACCAAATGATATGCAAGTTGGTCAAACAGGAAAAATTGTGGCACCT GATCTATACATTGCTGTTGGTATTTCTGGAGCCATCCAACATTTGGCTGGTATGAAAGACAGCAAGACTATAGTTGCTATCAACAAAGACCCTGAAGCTCCAATTTTCCAAGTTGCTGATTATGGACTGGTTGCTGACTTGTTTAAAGTTGTTCCTGAACTAACTCAGAAATTAtaa
- the LOC140451949 gene encoding protein ABHD8-like — protein MCPKNGSIMENFSHHLTTGHKIHPSNQQPLRDCEFIVIDSKIQIRVVHVCPGFLRKSIIVSQPIFFDSKRCSLSEEYWFSRWNKPLKIGNCNCSFRRSVRCSVTSSQPLGQNIDSRNLIPSMDLPPTKIKNIATFVERLIQDTFFEACHEYYMLRTKDHQPTNSDSGKVNLGYEITDEDNVVITLRRKLNNASKNDFAANKTELRNSFCVRKACVHKKALQKPLVIMFHGIGTSADIWTIVINAMTCRGYEVVAPDMLGHGFSSAPLKSSYYTFNNLLLQALTIFDYYMADSKRKCILIGHSYGCSLITAMYPHRAQQISQLVLISGGGPIPLAPYVKDDGIPPFGFAYTLLHPLLYCGVKRSIFFSSRGKHFKVCDDENGLPRHVIENIAIGQKWSQGDTAFHRRITAPTLLVHGLQDPHVTLVQECEMERTIPRAFLELIPNAGHLPMIETPERLIHMIICFLDMWG, from the exons ATGTGTCCCAAAAATGGTTCAATCATGGAGAACTTTAGTCACCACCTTACTACAGGACATAAAATCCATCCCTCTAATCAACAACCTCTTAGGGATTGTGAATTCATTGTAATTGATTCCAAAATTCAAATACGGGTTGTACATGTTTGTCCAGGTTTTTTAAGAAAGTCTATAATAGTTTCTCAGCCAATATTTTTTGACTCAAAAAGATGCTCTCTGTCCGAAGAGTATTGGTTTAGCAGATGGAATAAACCATTAAAAATCGGAAATTGTAACTGCTCTTTTAGGAGGTCCGTAAGATGTTCAGTAACTTCAAGTCAGCCTTTAGGGCAAAATATAGATAGCAGAAATTT GATTCCCAGTATGGATTTGCCacctacaaaaattaaaaacattgcaACATTTGTTGAACGTCTTATACAAGATACATTTTTTGAAGCCTGTCATGAATATTACATGTTAAGAACAAAAGATCACCAACCAACAAATAGTGATAGTGGGAAAGTCAATTTGGGATATGAAATTACTGATGAAGATAATGTTGTTATAACACTTAGGCGCAAATTAAACAATGCTTCCAAAAATGATTTTGCAGCTAACAAGACTGAATTACGAAATAGTTTTTGTGTGAGAAAAGCATGTGTTCATAAAAAAGCTTTGCAG AAACCTTTGGTTATCATGTTTCATGGTATAGGCACATCAGCAGATATCTGGACAATTGTTATTAATGCAATGACCTGTAGAGGCTATGAGGTGGTGGCTCCTGATATGTTGGGACATGGCTTCAGTTCAGCTCCATTAAAGTCTAGCTATTATACATTCAATAATTTATTGCTTCAAGCTCTTACTATTTTTGACTATTATATGGCTGACAGTAAAAGGAAATGTATTTTGATTGGGCACTCATATgg GTGCAGCTTAATAACAGCCATGTACCCACATCGTGCACAGCAAATCAGCCAGCTTGTTCTAATTAGTGGAGGGGGTCCTATACCTTTAGCACCTTATGTGAAAGATGATGGCATACCACCGTTTGGGTTTGCATATACTTTGTTACATCCATTACTCTACTGTGGTGtcaaaag aAGTATTTTCTTCTCATCAAGAGGGAAACATTTCAAAGTTTGCGATGATGAGAATGGTTTACCAAGACATGTTATTGAAAATATAGCCATTGGCCAAAAGTGGTCTCAAGGAGATACAGCTTTCCATAGAAGAATTACTGCGCCCACTCTTTTAGTACATGGCTTACAAGATCCTCATGTCACGTTAGTTCAAGAGTGTGAAATGGAAAGG ACAATTCCAAGAGCTTTCCTAGAACTGATTCCAAATGCTGGACATCTACCAATGATTGAAACCCCAGAGCGTTTAATTCATATGATTATTTGCTTTCTAGACATGTGGGGCTGA
- the LOC140451978 gene encoding uncharacterized protein encodes MNANNYVFSFNFKAKMEETRRKREMKMAVCSYLQRRNYNAPVTFLATRQQQRIYSSIHTAIGRSNSILPICDSSVIDPVIIDQNFTKLLMWLREQTKFKNRFHDIEYIIAPLFCHIFTEFLRFEHTDKAATFFKCHFPSINENKCDNTIKELILCNGEFRPKDAEVSKFKEKFKKNRIVIKLSPESFKSLKKFVYDNCHIVFVQVLHTYFDFQVVVCPTKLEERTMYLSEKPKENKCQKMFNVMKELNKLPPPICKLSISNNNYQVSCGIIKRQSGVVIFGESNVLRIMPIHSFDSILNLDSTNQITFTHHSNYICAVDISRDNSTLVTTSADNTLCIYDLTDFRLVKKCLGHVNPVYCVKISNNGTYVATGSGDTTARLWDISTGKQLRVYCGHSQSVTCVTFHPNCLYLATGSADKNIRLWCVNKAVCVRLMHASKGTINHLTFGPCGKLLASASEDKNIKIFEVLTSKIIAELRCKEFHIVKVVWNKTGSEICAGTLEGVVKVWNVARLKENCDNNKYIESMVTYPIHSNLLDIEYAFGTYAVLTIDKQDFYV; translated from the coding sequence ATGAATGCTAACAATTATGTTTTCTCTTTTAATTTCAAAGCAAAAATGGAAGAAACCAGACGTAAACGGGAAATGAAAATGGCTGTTTGTTCATATCtgcaaagaagaaattataatgCTCCCGTCACTTTTTTAGCTACaagacaacaacaaagaatatattcatcaatTCACACTGCCATAGGAAGATCTAATTCAATTCTACCTATTTGTGATTCATCAGTTATTGATCCAGTAATAATAGATCAAAATTTTACAAAACTTCTTATGTGGTTAAGAGAACAAACCAAGTTTAAGAATAGGTTTCATGACATAGAGTATATTATAGCACCATTATTTTGTCATATTTTCACAGAGTTCCTGCGTTTTGAACATACAGATAAAGCAGCCACGTTCTTTAAGTGTCATTTTCCTtccataaatgaaaataaatgtgACAATACCATAAAAGAACTTATATTATGTAATGGAGAATTTAGGCCTAAGGATGCAGAAGTATCCAAGTTTAAGgagaagtttaaaaaaaataggaTAGTGATAAAGTTGAGTCCAGAGTCTTTCAAAAGTTTAAAGAAGTTTGTATATGACAATTGCCATATAGTTTTTGTTCAAGTATTACACACATATTTTGATTTTCAAGTTGTAGTTTGTCCAACAAAGCTTGAAGAAAGAACCATGTATTTATCTGAGAAGCCTAAGGAGAATAAATGTCAAAAAATGTTTAATGTTATGAAGGAACTGAATAAGCTACCTCCACCAATTTGTAAATTAAGCATATCTAATAATAATTATCAAGTTTCATGTGGCATAATAAAACGACAAAGTGGAGTAGTTATTTTTGGAGAAAGCAATGTGTTACGTATAATGCCTATACATTCCTTTGATTCCATTTTAAATCTCGATAGTACAAATCAGATCACATTCACTCATCATTCTAACTATATATGTGCTGTAGATATTTCTAGGGATAATTCAACATTGGTAACAACATCTGCAGATAACACTTTGTGTATATATGATCTAACAGATTTTAGATTAGTAAAGAAATGTCTAGGCCATGTAAATCCAGTATACTGTGTGAAAATTAGTAATAATGGAACATACGTAGCCACAGGTAGTGGAGATACTACTGCAAGACTTTGGGATATTAGCACTGGAAAACAACTGCGAGTCTACTGTGGCCACAGTCAAAGTGTTACTTGTGTTACGTTTCATCCAAATTGTTTGTATTTGGCTACGGGTTCAGCTGATAAAAATATAAGACTTTGGTGTGTAAATAAAGCTGTCTGTGTGAGACTTATGCATGCAAGTAAGGGCACTATTAATCATCTAACCTTTGGTCCCTGTGGTAAACTTCTAGCCAGTGCAAGTGAAGATAAgaacattaaaatatttgaagTGCTAACTTCAAAAATAATTGCAGAACTAAGGTGTAAAGAATTTCATATTGTGAAAGTTGTTTGGAATAAAACTGGCAGTGAAATTTGTGCTGGAACATTAGAGGGAGTAGTTAAGGTGTGGAATGTAGCTAGGTTAAAAGAAAACTGtgacaataataaatatattgagTCTATGGTGACTTATCCAATACACTCAAATTTGTTAGACATTGAATATGCATTTGGTACATATGCAGTTTTAACAATTGATAAACAAGATTTTTatgtataa